A section of the Hippea sp. KM1 genome encodes:
- a CDS encoding vWA domain-containing protein, with protein sequence MGRKIFLLLLAGFFIFSNLSVAQTNPIDNLTCKDIRVSNDREEFLGKDIYGVLYKCSVDNATLAEDQIRHAFSDVKTIEDRLIAKRIQKDQTIWVKLIKDDREVRILKQTTIQPGSSLKLKVRKQNERVYFYCNHPNGRYLAPMIDMPKGSEVSFQIYTTLRNGKLKTVVNYNRSLEAQYTNNFLLLDYPQAAGMYLCSIEVESEKMPAEIGFSLKDLSSLPKLNNSDKLGGILLKNIPYGSAKVSPEIGEDIYHPSFTESDLIGDSTPSGDAVFWLPSGLWQLDVDPVTSGQTNIKNLKAHFIPTYGGYMTVVNWPEQLLKLFEEPNSLKLSIIGKKIGKDRGSVDITLLNYKDNSTLNKSNFSIYESGIEGKVLSVERIKSPPDVVILLDSSGSMRRSMRRAKASTAEFIKGLPKNSKVWLIEFNSTVKILSNTDKRSALKSLKKVRARGATALYDAILTGLEILSRSNRPTLIVFTDGKDSNYNDTKRQSKATQEQLMEAIKNSNVPIFTIGFGKSPDVSLLSRIASLTKAQFYPARDPKALEMVFRSINENLGHQWRVEFLRPTSKGPSIKPVIAMMIDNSGSMEEEIEQIRQILAGFVKELPEGFLVQLFTFSNSVDVRQVLTTDKASLLRGISQMKALSGTNTILAVKEAYRFLHSIPSKNRYLIYLTDEAIEVEDDERAKFETYLKKLKDDGVKSIWIGMVDKDKTKPFERVSKLSDGTYIIAPTPEKIKESLIELSRQLKDIKSSDVHLLKVVYKNTDRYGRVKMAYDSILINNKLNVNTKDSKTLEGITFKKGEKLKPYSGEISKFLSGDDIINRQVKIIKRIPLNVSSSNKAVRITVKEAVFLDKLRGVEAPSGKRFMALIVQFRNILKPQEVVVYPNGSSHPASWVAQTSSANARIEKKIPDYLIPNAKLHLFLRWNNRQSFPVSDATYLAQTPLILPGENEIYIRPNKTVEGALIFVVPNEFMKQSSLHLYDVAYGHIDIPISGIIKITKEEIEKLPKEKPKKLSDTFSIKIEGFKDKKKISTLEADDNELFRVIHATLISKIQAHLSLDPSKRFYLAISTPKGDFFFKMHPITNRIPYGFYKSQLITPGSFNAVSMVFEIPKVLKDNPAKLVIDLKGSPVEIPIIKGSMNSKKPIAVSKAKGIELLINGLYTAQSDDYIKEGSLIVDLTLKDKLDNYSTMVEDFLALKLNKEARLKFKNLSLKNESAVIMGKGLANFGYNRAKLILGDVNIDYQYNYTTTIRPKLVVLNGQSRRVLAIFNLPKPTKPQNFILFSDIFKDLNLSITTTKPFKEYGLLVKEDVYEEDSDFKEKLDEAISRLTQIRLASGFVKPGSIEAPQASLDGSNPKGFNIPTPSIVSWGAKRWSRIKTLDDLKRTVSGMELKPSELRAWEVVYSKEASLTQNWITQNGIAYMTEALLNSMGYSSKRLTVSLSEKGKEQIKEFFKGYDTDIFELPAISYQDDKGVNHTLVLPFFKETWQMRNAIESIEEADYSYPQASIEVSITALPTTSSAIKAFTDMGNALVEGENETTETITLINKKLPLKDLSMGFLDIGFVQTMDSGKGRIIKAILDGVCGRYVSEESLELSKYIPLSVNITIYSNSEKYTTTRWLKKGQWPTDLFFVLAVNSPSMTREALKYTNQQWMDRYKRSKDPNTISSLRWLGRGIITRFIGAQSLFEDSLSKKLNLKIKRTTSTRVIVVSFRVTKDSKSPTTSLDLVNVYPQIEADDHSKRAFNIISGIYYTNLEKFANPGGFNVFDLWSLLPNDTKIMLLSPQDAEDLAEELKRQNYPGWMIKHIKDTQNYLLFPSKPLNMDGYLKTAWLEIDPQTYRVYSYFDTGERGSITESAVINENVAAMVDYMVGFWMGVQTSVWSVASFSLELDNWEDIKTQAHAFARMLGDYLQAVLESKERLSSMDWQKLQKIAQGKYAEAYGIEKAQYGGFDKNKLAEDIKKDAQSRGWQSSDIQDILKKGNLKDMAKETEGKFRSKYGGFVNGFKDGVEFYFK encoded by the coding sequence ATGGGGCGCAAGATATTTCTATTGTTATTGGCGGGTTTTTTTATCTTTTCAAACCTCTCTGTTGCACAGACGAACCCTATAGACAACCTGACATGCAAGGATATAAGGGTCTCAAACGACAGGGAGGAGTTTTTGGGCAAAGACATATACGGCGTTTTGTATAAATGCTCGGTGGACAATGCGACGCTTGCAGAAGATCAGATAAGGCATGCCTTCAGTGATGTAAAGACAATAGAGGACAGGCTCATAGCTAAAAGGATCCAAAAGGATCAGACAATCTGGGTTAAACTCATAAAGGATGATCGTGAGGTCAGAATCCTCAAACAGACAACCATACAGCCTGGGTCATCCCTTAAGCTAAAGGTAAGAAAACAAAACGAGAGGGTTTACTTCTATTGCAATCACCCAAACGGCCGATACTTAGCACCAATGATAGACATGCCGAAGGGCTCAGAGGTTAGCTTCCAGATCTACACAACACTCAGAAACGGCAAGCTAAAGACCGTTGTAAATTACAACAGAAGCCTTGAAGCCCAATACACAAACAACTTCCTTTTGTTGGACTATCCACAGGCAGCTGGCATGTATTTATGCTCAATTGAGGTGGAATCTGAAAAAATGCCAGCAGAGATTGGCTTTAGTCTAAAGGATTTGTCCAGTTTGCCCAAATTAAACAACTCAGATAAGTTGGGCGGAATACTGTTGAAAAACATACCATACGGCAGCGCCAAGGTGAGCCCTGAGATAGGTGAGGATATTTACCATCCCTCATTCACCGAAAGCGACCTAATCGGTGATTCAACGCCCAGCGGTGATGCCGTTTTCTGGCTTCCTTCGGGCTTGTGGCAATTGGATGTTGATCCAGTCACATCGGGCCAAACAAACATAAAGAACCTCAAGGCGCACTTTATTCCCACCTACGGTGGATACATGACTGTAGTCAACTGGCCTGAGCAGTTGCTTAAACTGTTTGAGGAGCCAAACTCCTTAAAGCTATCAATAATAGGCAAAAAAATCGGCAAAGACAGGGGCTCTGTTGATATAACGCTTTTAAACTACAAAGACAACAGCACGCTAAATAAAAGCAACTTTTCTATCTATGAGTCAGGCATTGAGGGTAAGGTTCTATCCGTTGAAAGGATAAAGAGTCCTCCAGATGTTGTTATCCTCCTTGATAGCTCAGGTTCAATGAGAAGATCTATGAGAAGGGCGAAGGCATCCACAGCCGAATTCATAAAGGGATTGCCCAAAAACAGCAAGGTCTGGCTCATTGAATTTAACTCAACGGTCAAAATACTCTCAAACACCGATAAAAGGTCTGCCCTAAAGAGCCTAAAGAAGGTTAGGGCAAGGGGCGCAACGGCCCTATACGATGCCATATTAACGGGATTGGAGATACTATCTCGTTCAAATAGGCCCACATTGATAGTCTTTACCGATGGCAAGGATTCAAATTACAACGATACAAAACGGCAGAGCAAGGCCACACAGGAGCAGCTGATGGAAGCAATAAAGAACAGCAATGTGCCCATTTTCACCATAGGGTTTGGAAAAAGCCCGGATGTATCCCTCTTAAGCAGAATAGCATCCCTAACCAAGGCCCAATTCTATCCGGCAAGGGATCCAAAGGCGCTGGAGATGGTGTTTAGAAGCATCAACGAGAACTTGGGTCATCAATGGCGGGTAGAGTTTTTAAGACCAACATCCAAAGGCCCATCCATCAAACCGGTCATAGCCATGATGATAGACAATTCAGGCTCTATGGAGGAGGAAATAGAACAGATCAGACAGATACTCGCAGGCTTTGTTAAAGAGCTGCCCGAGGGCTTTTTGGTTCAGTTATTCACATTCAGCAACAGCGTGGATGTACGGCAGGTATTAACAACGGATAAGGCAAGCCTTTTGAGGGGCATCTCCCAGATGAAAGCGCTATCCGGCACAAACACCATACTGGCGGTAAAGGAAGCATACCGATTCCTGCATTCCATACCATCGAAGAACAGGTATTTGATCTATCTGACGGATGAGGCGATCGAGGTGGAGGATGATGAGAGGGCAAAGTTTGAAACATACCTTAAAAAGCTCAAAGACGACGGTGTTAAATCCATCTGGATTGGAATGGTGGACAAAGACAAGACAAAGCCGTTTGAAAGGGTCTCAAAGCTATCGGATGGCACATACATCATAGCCCCAACGCCAGAAAAGATAAAGGAATCGCTTATTGAGCTATCCAGGCAACTTAAGGATATCAAATCGTCTGATGTCCATCTTCTAAAGGTCGTATACAAGAACACGGATAGATACGGCAGGGTAAAGATGGCCTATGATTCAATTCTGATTAACAATAAACTGAATGTAAACACAAAGGATAGCAAGACATTGGAGGGCATAACCTTCAAAAAGGGTGAAAAGCTCAAACCCTATAGCGGCGAGATATCCAAATTCTTAAGTGGTGATGACATCATAAACAGACAGGTGAAAATCATAAAGCGCATCCCGCTTAATGTTTCATCGTCCAACAAAGCTGTGAGAATTACGGTAAAGGAAGCGGTGTTTTTGGACAAACTGAGGGGTGTTGAAGCCCCTTCTGGCAAGAGGTTTATGGCATTGATCGTGCAGTTTAGAAATATCCTAAAACCCCAGGAGGTTGTGGTTTATCCGAACGGTTCATCCCATCCAGCAAGCTGGGTTGCACAGACAAGCTCAGCCAACGCAAGGATAGAAAAGAAGATCCCGGATTACCTAATACCCAACGCCAAACTCCATCTGTTCTTAAGGTGGAATAACAGACAGAGTTTTCCTGTATCCGATGCCACCTATCTTGCACAGACGCCCCTGATTTTACCAGGTGAAAACGAGATATACATAAGACCAAACAAGACCGTGGAGGGTGCGTTGATCTTTGTTGTCCCCAATGAGTTCATGAAGCAGAGCTCACTCCATCTATACGATGTGGCTTACGGCCATATAGACATACCCATATCGGGCATCATAAAGATAACAAAGGAAGAGATAGAGAAGCTCCCGAAAGAGAAGCCGAAGAAGCTATCGGATACATTCTCCATAAAAATAGAGGGGTTCAAGGATAAAAAGAAGATCTCAACGCTTGAGGCGGACGATAACGAACTCTTCAGGGTGATTCATGCCACACTCATATCCAAGATACAGGCGCACCTATCCTTAGACCCGAGCAAGAGGTTCTATCTTGCCATTAGCACACCCAAAGGGGATTTCTTCTTCAAGATGCACCCCATTACAAACAGAATTCCGTACGGTTTTTACAAATCGCAACTAATAACCCCGGGCTCCTTTAATGCCGTATCCATGGTATTTGAGATACCCAAGGTCTTAAAAGACAATCCAGCAAAGCTGGTGATTGACCTTAAGGGCTCACCTGTTGAGATACCCATAATAAAAGGCTCAATGAACTCAAAGAAACCCATAGCTGTTTCAAAGGCCAAGGGAATAGAGCTTCTCATAAACGGCCTCTATACAGCCCAAAGCGACGATTACATAAAGGAGGGGTCTCTAATTGTGGATTTAACGCTTAAGGATAAGCTCGATAACTATTCAACCATGGTTGAGGACTTTTTAGCCTTAAAGCTAAACAAAGAGGCGCGCTTAAAATTTAAAAACTTATCGCTAAAAAACGAAAGTGCCGTCATAATGGGAAAGGGGCTTGCAAACTTTGGCTATAACAGGGCAAAGCTCATACTCGGCGATGTCAACATAGACTATCAATACAACTACACAACGACCATAAGACCCAAACTTGTCGTGCTTAACGGCCAGTCAAGAAGGGTTTTGGCCATCTTTAACCTACCAAAACCAACAAAGCCCCAAAACTTTATACTCTTCTCCGACATCTTCAAGGATCTCAATCTGAGCATAACCACAACCAAGCCGTTTAAGGAATACGGGCTTTTGGTTAAGGAGGATGTGTATGAAGAAGATTCCGATTTTAAAGAAAAGCTCGATGAGGCCATAAGCAGGCTAACACAGATACGGCTCGCAAGCGGTTTTGTAAAACCGGGGAGCATTGAGGCGCCCCAGGCAAGCTTAGACGGTTCAAACCCTAAAGGATTTAACATACCAACGCCGTCTATAGTATCCTGGGGAGCAAAGAGGTGGAGCAGGATCAAGACGCTTGACGATTTAAAAAGAACAGTATCAGGCATGGAGTTGAAACCATCCGAACTGAGGGCTTGGGAGGTGGTATACTCCAAAGAGGCCTCACTCACACAGAACTGGATCACCCAAAACGGCATAGCCTACATGACGGAGGCGCTCCTAAACAGCATGGGATACTCCTCAAAGAGGCTTACTGTAAGCCTATCTGAGAAAGGGAAAGAACAGATTAAAGAATTCTTCAAGGGATACGATACAGACATATTCGAGCTTCCCGCTATTTCATATCAAGACGATAAAGGGGTAAACCACACGCTTGTGCTTCCATTCTTTAAGGAAACATGGCAGATGAGAAATGCAATAGAAAGCATTGAAGAAGCAGACTACTCCTATCCCCAGGCCTCGATTGAGGTTAGTATTACCGCCCTACCCACAACATCATCGGCCATAAAGGCGTTTACCGACATGGGCAATGCCCTCGTTGAGGGAGAGAATGAAACAACAGAAACAATAACACTAATTAACAAGAAGCTTCCGTTGAAGGATTTGAGCATGGGGTTTTTGGATATAGGTTTTGTGCAAACGATGGATTCGGGCAAGGGCAGGATAATAAAGGCCATATTGGACGGTGTCTGTGGCAGGTATGTATCGGAAGAATCGCTTGAGCTTTCAAAGTATATCCCGCTATCTGTCAACATCACCATATACTCGAATTCTGAGAAATACACAACGACACGATGGCTAAAGAAAGGTCAGTGGCCAACGGATCTGTTCTTTGTGTTGGCTGTAAACTCACCGTCTATGACAAGGGAGGCGCTCAAGTATACCAATCAGCAGTGGATGGATAGATACAAGCGCTCAAAAGACCCAAATACCATCTCTTCACTGCGCTGGTTGGGAAGGGGTATAATAACGAGGTTCATAGGGGCGCAGAGCCTATTTGAAGACTCGCTTTCAAAGAAGCTTAACCTAAAGATAAAAAGAACCACATCCACTCGGGTCATCGTTGTAAGCTTCAGGGTAACCAAGGATTCAAAATCACCGACGACATCCCTGGATCTGGTCAATGTCTATCCGCAAATAGAGGCAGACGATCATTCCAAGAGGGCATTTAACATCATTTCGGGCATCTATTACACCAATTTAGAGAAGTTTGCCAATCCAGGAGGGTTTAATGTTTTTGATCTCTGGAGCCTTTTGCCAAACGATACGAAGATCATGCTTTTATCCCCTCAAGATGCCGAAGACTTAGCAGAAGAACTAAAAAGGCAAAACTATCCTGGCTGGATGATAAAGCACATAAAGGATACGCAAAATTACCTGCTATTTCCGTCAAAGCCGTTGAATATGGATGGTTACCTAAAAACCGCCTGGCTTGAGATAGACCCACAAACCTACAGGGTGTATTCGTATTTTGACACAGGTGAGAGGGGGAGCATCACAGAAAGCGCTGTTATAAACGAGAATGTTGCGGCTATGGTGGATTATATGGTGGGCTTTTGGATGGGTGTTCAAACATCGGTTTGGTCTGTGGCCAGCTTCTCCTTAGAGTTAGACAACTGGGAGGATATAAAAACCCAGGCCCACGCATTTGCCAGGATGCTGGGGGACTATCTGCAGGCTGTGCTCGAATCAAAGGAGAGGCTATCGTCTATGGATTGGCAGAAATTACAAAAGATAGCCCAGGGCAAATACGCAGAGGCATACGGCATAGAGAAGGCCCAATACGGCGGTTTTGACAAAAACAAATTGGCCGAGGATATAAAGAAGGATGCCCAGAGCAGGGGCTGGCAATCAAGCGATATTCAGGACATTTTAAAGAAGGGAAACCTAAAGGATATGGCAAAAGAGACAGAGGGAAAATTCAGGAGCAAGTACGGTGGATTTGTAAATGGCTTTAAAGACGGTGTGGAGTTTTACTTCAAATAA
- a CDS encoding slipin family protein, with protein sequence MFMFVLITIIIAVILTSIRVVKEYERAVIFRLGRVVGAKGPGIFFLWPIIDSMVKVNLRLITVEIQPQDVITKDNVTIKISAVVYFKVIDPVKSVIQVNNYYYAIEQLSQTTLRSICGQAELDKLLSEREKINAEIQEILDKHSDSWGVKVTLVELKQIDLPQDMQRAMARQAEAERDRRAKIISAEGEYQAAKKLREAAEIISEFPQAIQLRYLQTLNEISSKNNTTTILPIPLDLIRGFSQKE encoded by the coding sequence ATGTTTATGTTTGTGCTTATTACCATTATTATAGCAGTTATATTGACATCAATAAGGGTTGTTAAGGAATATGAAAGGGCCGTTATCTTCAGGCTTGGAAGGGTTGTTGGAGCAAAAGGACCCGGCATATTCTTCCTCTGGCCGATAATAGACTCCATGGTTAAGGTGAACCTAAGACTCATAACGGTTGAGATACAACCCCAAGATGTAATAACCAAAGACAATGTAACCATAAAGATAAGCGCCGTGGTCTATTTCAAGGTGATAGATCCTGTAAAAAGCGTTATTCAGGTCAACAATTATTACTATGCCATCGAACAGCTATCCCAGACCACATTAAGGAGCATCTGCGGACAGGCCGAACTTGATAAGCTATTGTCCGAAAGGGAAAAGATAAACGCAGAGATACAGGAGATATTGGATAAGCACTCCGACAGCTGGGGTGTAAAGGTGACACTGGTTGAGCTAAAACAGATAGATTTACCACAGGATATGCAAAGGGCTATGGCAAGACAGGCAGAAGCAGAGAGGGATAGAAGGGCAAAGATAATAAGCGCAGAGGGTGAATACCAGGCAGCAAAGAAACTCAGAGAGGCGGCAGAGATCATCTCCGAATTCCCACAGGCGATACAGTTAAGATACCTTCAAACGCTCAACGAGATATCCTCAAAGAACAACACAACAACGATACTACCTATACCACTGGATCTAATACGGGGATTCTCTCAAAAAGAATAA
- a CDS encoding CCA tRNA nucleotidyltransferase encodes MKHIIDDLYLEEIVSISRKLNTKIYLVGGAVRDALLKRSINDYDFVVFGDIENLSKHISNRFGCKLIKYSKKLLTYRLFCKIKTLDFSIPRGPAIEEDLKQRDFTINSIALDINSNAIIDPLNGQDDIKRGIIRLNTTNAVDEDPLRMLRGFRLAALFRFDIDPNTINTFRRRVELLNNVSKERITQELKLFFNLNETFTYLLIMDKVGVIDTLFEDLSYTNGCIQSNYHLFDVKTHSLNVYNYIEWAYNRLNRILGKNHKKYLSHLTTHKEELFCSLKLASLFHDAAKPFCKVISPMGKVHFPLHEKQSSELFKKYAEIYPFGKKITKLTLFFIENHIQPAYLYHAWSNSELTDLQKAEFFLKYKEHGIDLLFFALADTLAKGKISASKRDVYIMFLKDMADYYYRNIQPKLHAKPLIGAEEIIKLYPRIEKSRLKDILFNLKKLQITHSINTEEEALEALKRLI; translated from the coding sequence ATGAAACATATAATAGACGACCTATATTTAGAGGAGATAGTTTCAATATCAAGAAAACTCAACACAAAGATATACCTGGTTGGCGGCGCTGTTAGGGATGCCCTTCTAAAGAGATCGATAAACGATTACGATTTTGTCGTGTTTGGTGATATAGAAAACCTATCCAAGCACATATCCAACCGCTTCGGCTGCAAGCTAATCAAATATTCAAAGAAGCTTTTAACATACAGGCTCTTTTGCAAGATCAAGACGCTGGATTTCTCCATACCAAGAGGCCCAGCCATAGAGGAGGATCTAAAGCAGAGGGACTTCACCATAAACTCAATAGCCTTAGATATAAACTCAAACGCCATTATAGACCCACTAAACGGCCAAGATGACATAAAAAGGGGCATAATAAGGCTCAATACAACAAATGCAGTGGATGAAGATCCGTTGCGCATGTTGAGGGGGTTTAGGCTTGCAGCACTGTTTAGGTTCGACATAGACCCAAACACCATAAACACATTCAGAAGAAGGGTTGAACTCCTAAACAATGTATCAAAGGAGCGAATAACTCAAGAATTAAAGCTATTCTTCAACCTCAACGAAACCTTCACATATTTGCTTATCATGGACAAGGTGGGCGTAATAGATACGCTCTTTGAGGATCTATCCTATACAAACGGATGCATCCAGAGCAATTACCACCTATTCGATGTAAAAACGCATTCGCTAAATGTGTATAACTATATAGAATGGGCATACAACAGGCTCAACAGGATATTAGGCAAAAACCACAAAAAATACCTATCGCACCTAACCACACACAAGGAGGAGCTGTTTTGTTCATTAAAGCTTGCCTCCCTATTCCACGATGCAGCAAAGCCTTTCTGTAAGGTCATATCTCCTATGGGCAAGGTTCATTTTCCGCTCCATGAGAAACAGAGCTCCGAATTGTTTAAAAAATACGCAGAGATCTATCCATTCGGCAAGAAGATAACAAAACTGACGCTTTTTTTCATAGAAAACCACATTCAACCGGCATACCTTTACCATGCATGGAGCAATTCAGAACTTACAGATCTGCAAAAAGCCGAATTCTTTTTAAAATACAAAGAACACGGTATCGATCTGCTGTTCTTCGCCTTAGCAGACACGCTGGCCAAGGGCAAGATAAGCGCATCAAAGAGGGATGTCTATATCATGTTTTTAAAGGATATGGCCGATTACTATTACAGAAACATCCAGCCAAAACTCCACGCAAAACCGCTGATCGGCGCAGAAGAGATAATAAAACTCTACCCCCGTATAGAAAAGAGCAGATTAAAAGACATACTCTTCAACCTAAAAAAGCTTCAGATAACC